A section of the Deltaproteobacteria bacterium genome encodes:
- the groL gene encoding chaperonin GroEL (60 kDa chaperone family; promotes refolding of misfolded polypeptides especially under stressful conditions; forms two stacked rings of heptamers to form a barrel-shaped 14mer; ends can be capped by GroES; misfolded proteins enter the barrel where they are refolded when GroES binds) has product MAKLISFDEDTRKQLLNGVNALADTVRVTLGPKGRNVIIEKSFGSPTVTKDGVTVAKEIEVEDKFENLGVQMVKEVASKTSDIAGDGTTTATILAQAMFRDGVKNVTAGANPMDVKRGMDAAVISIVGELQKMSKPTKEQKEVSQVGTISANNDPSIGDIIAEAMSKVGKEGVITVEEAKGMETSLEVVDGMQFDRGYLSPYFVTDSERMVVDLEDPYILIFDKKISAMKDLIPVLEQVARAGKPLMIIAEDLEGEALATLVVNKIRGTLIAAAVKAPGFGDRRKAMLEDIAILTGGRLISEDIGIKLDAVTLEDLGQAKRININKDNTTIIDGGGAKKDIEGRVGQIRTQIEETTSDYDREKLQERLAKLVGGVAVIKVGAATETEMKEKKARVEDALNATRAAVEEGIVPGGGVAYLRAMKVLDKLDVANEDQRVGVSIIRKALEEPLRQIVANAGLEPSIILNEVVKNKKASFGFDAAIEEYVDMLEVGIIDPTKVTRSALQNAASIAGLLLTTEASVVEKPEEKDAMPGGGMPPAGVPGMY; this is encoded by the coding sequence CTAGGCCCCAAGGGGAGAAATGTTATTATCGAGAAGTCCTTCGGTTCCCCGACGGTAACCAAGGACGGCGTGACCGTGGCCAAGGAGATTGAGGTTGAGGACAAGTTTGAGAATCTGGGCGTTCAGATGGTCAAGGAGGTGGCAAGCAAAACGTCGGACATCGCCGGTGACGGAACTACGACAGCTACCATTCTGGCACAGGCCATGTTCCGTGATGGCGTAAAGAACGTCACGGCCGGCGCCAACCCCATGGACGTCAAAAGGGGTATGGACGCAGCCGTAATATCCATAGTAGGTGAACTCCAAAAGATGAGCAAGCCCACCAAGGAGCAGAAGGAAGTCTCCCAGGTGGGCACCATCTCCGCCAATAATGACCCATCTATCGGCGATATCATCGCCGAGGCGATGAGCAAAGTCGGCAAGGAGGGCGTCATCACTGTGGAGGAAGCAAAAGGGATGGAGACCTCCCTGGAGGTCGTGGACGGAATGCAGTTTGACCGAGGTTATCTGTCGCCGTATTTTGTCACCGATTCCGAGCGGATGGTCGTCGATCTCGAAGATCCCTATATTCTTATTTTCGACAAGAAAATCAGCGCCATGAAAGACCTCATCCCCGTCCTCGAGCAGGTTGCCCGTGCGGGTAAGCCTCTCATGATTATCGCCGAGGATCTCGAGGGGGAGGCTCTCGCGACCCTGGTGGTAAACAAGATTCGCGGAACCCTCATTGCTGCGGCCGTCAAGGCGCCCGGCTTTGGCGACAGGCGAAAGGCCATGCTGGAGGACATCGCCATCCTTACCGGAGGCCGTTTAATCTCAGAGGATATCGGGATCAAACTCGATGCAGTAACACTTGAGGACCTCGGTCAGGCCAAGCGGATCAACATCAACAAGGACAACACCACCATCATAGACGGCGGCGGCGCCAAGAAAGACATCGAAGGCCGTGTCGGCCAGATCCGGACGCAGATCGAGGAGACCACCTCGGACTACGACCGCGAGAAGCTCCAGGAGAGGCTGGCCAAACTGGTCGGCGGCGTGGCCGTCATCAAGGTCGGTGCCGCCACCGAAACCGAAATGAAGGAAAAGAAGGCAAGGGTTGAAGACGCCCTCAACGCCACCAGGGCCGCGGTCGAGGAAGGTATTGTTCCTGGAGGTGGGGTTGCATATCTCCGTGCCATGAAGGTTCTGGACAAACTCGATGTTGCCAACGAGGACCAGAGGGTAGGCGTCTCCATCATCCGGAAGGCGCTTGAAGAGCCCCTCAGGCAGATCGTAGCCAATGCCGGTCTTGAGCCATCCATCATCCTGAATGAGGTCGTTAAGAACAAAAAGGCAAGCTTCGGTTTTGATGCGGCAATCGAGGAGTATGTCGACATGCTGGAGGTCGGGATAATCGATCCGACCAAGGTCACCCGGTCCGCCCTCCAGAACGCGGCTTCCATAGCGGGACTACTTCTAACCACCGAAGCCAGCGTTGTTGAAAAACCCGAGGAAAAAGACGCCATGCCCGGTGGCGGCATGCCTCCCGCGGGTGTACCTGGAATGTATTAA
- the xseA gene encoding exodeoxyribonuclease VII large subunit, whose protein sequence is MGRPGTLTVTELTRLVKGTLEAAFPPLWVEGEIADFRPSPNGHLYLNLKDKHSQLRVVMFRREASRLPFIPGDGMQVLVFGTLGVYESRGVYQLIAMEIEPRGLGALREAMDQLRKRLESEGLFSVDRKRPLPSYPKVIGVVTSPTGAAVRDILRVFYERGAFVNVILSPALVQGAQAPASIVAALEAITGLPEVDVIIIGRGGGSFEDLLAFSDERVVRAVASCPVPVISAVGHEIDTALTDLGADFRAPTPSAAAEMVAKSREEVDATLSNLGYRLGARMHLILKGAKGRLSGADAKLVHPRHILEQGRMRIDDLTYRLTVPIHSRFERHRSRLQSLEGKLDSLGPRSVLDRGYAVVRKDDGSVVIAPHEVKEGEMLTVDLSKGRVLVRVVKKSGSGI, encoded by the coding sequence GTGGGCAGACCAGGAACCCTGACAGTAACCGAGCTGACCAGGCTCGTTAAGGGAACCCTTGAAGCCGCCTTCCCCCCCCTGTGGGTTGAGGGGGAAATTGCCGATTTCCGTCCATCTCCAAACGGCCATCTCTATCTTAATCTCAAGGACAAACATTCACAGCTGAGGGTCGTGATGTTTCGAAGAGAAGCATCCCGTCTGCCTTTTATTCCAGGAGATGGTATGCAGGTTCTGGTTTTCGGGACACTTGGCGTGTATGAGAGCAGGGGCGTCTACCAGCTCATTGCTATGGAAATCGAACCACGTGGGTTGGGGGCGCTTCGTGAAGCCATGGACCAACTCCGAAAGCGACTGGAAAGTGAAGGGCTGTTCTCCGTGGACAGAAAACGGCCTCTGCCGTCCTACCCCAAGGTCATCGGTGTGGTTACATCCCCCACCGGAGCGGCCGTCAGGGATATCCTGAGGGTGTTTTACGAGAGGGGCGCCTTCGTCAACGTTATCCTGTCGCCGGCACTGGTTCAGGGAGCGCAGGCTCCGGCGTCCATCGTGGCTGCCCTGGAGGCCATAACCGGCTTGCCGGAGGTCGACGTCATCATAATAGGGCGAGGCGGCGGTTCCTTCGAGGATCTTCTGGCATTTTCGGACGAGAGGGTCGTCAGGGCGGTGGCGTCATGCCCTGTTCCGGTTATCTCCGCCGTGGGGCATGAGATAGATACGGCACTGACGGACCTTGGCGCGGATTTCCGGGCGCCGACCCCTTCGGCAGCGGCCGAGATGGTGGCTAAAAGCAGGGAAGAAGTCGACGCAACGCTGTCAAATCTGGGTTACAGGCTCGGTGCCCGGATGCATCTGATACTGAAAGGGGCGAAAGGGAGACTGTCGGGGGCTGATGCGAAGCTCGTACACCCGCGCCATATCCTTGAACAGGGAAGAATGAGGATCGATGACCTTACTTACCGCCTGACTGTTCCCATCCACTCCCGGTTTGAAAGGCACCGGTCCCGTTTGCAGAGTCTTGAGGGGAAGCTTGATTCTCTGGGGCCCAGATCGGTTCTTGACAGGGGATACGCCGTTGTGAGGAAAGACGATGGAAGCGTGGTGATCGCCCCCCATGAGGTTAAAGAGGGTGAAATGCTGACCGTTGATCTTTCGAAGGGCCGGGTCCTGGTACGGGTAGTGAAAAAATCAGGGTCTGGGATCTAG
- a CDS encoding TIGR00282 family metallophosphoesterase — protein sequence MINSEVKILVVGDVVGKPGRMAVRELLDGLIDTYRIDLTVANAENVAGGFGITYDSITELFDAGVDVMTTGNHVWDKKEALDLLEGAEYVLRPANYPPGAPGKGWCVAGTPGGVEIAVLNLSGRVFMGALDCPFRRADEFLEKEAGGVTCTLVDFHAEATSEKRALSIYLDGRVSALFGTHTHVPTADDRVLPGGTAYITDVGMTGNEEGSVIGIDYEAARYRFMTQMPSRFNLAKGIPTLNGAIITLDPETGRALDIQRVAKSLDRSVSP from the coding sequence ATGATCAATTCCGAGGTGAAGATTCTGGTTGTCGGGGATGTGGTGGGAAAGCCCGGGCGGATGGCGGTACGTGAGCTCCTGGACGGTCTCATCGATACCTACCGGATTGATCTCACCGTGGCCAACGCCGAAAATGTCGCCGGAGGTTTTGGCATCACCTATGATTCCATCACCGAACTGTTCGATGCCGGCGTGGATGTCATGACCACGGGCAACCATGTCTGGGATAAGAAAGAGGCTTTGGACCTCCTCGAAGGGGCAGAGTATGTTCTTCGTCCGGCCAACTATCCCCCTGGAGCTCCGGGGAAGGGATGGTGTGTCGCCGGGACACCCGGCGGAGTTGAAATCGCCGTATTAAACCTCTCCGGCCGTGTTTTCATGGGTGCCCTCGATTGCCCTTTCAGGAGGGCCGATGAGTTTCTGGAGAAGGAGGCCGGAGGGGTAACCTGTACCCTGGTGGATTTCCACGCAGAGGCCACCTCTGAAAAAAGGGCTCTCTCCATCTATCTGGACGGACGGGTAAGTGCGCTGTTCGGAACGCACACACATGTCCCCACGGCTGATGATCGGGTCCTTCCGGGCGGGACTGCCTACATCACCGATGTCGGTATGACGGGAAACGAGGAGGGATCGGTCATTGGGATCGACTATGAAGCTGCAAGATATCGTTTTATGACCCAGATGCCCTCACGTTTTAACCTGGCAAAAGGGATTCCCACCCTCAATGGGGCCATAATTACACTGGACCCGGAAACGGGCCGTGCCCTGGACATCCAGCGGGTCGCCAAATCACTTGACCGGTCGGTATCCCCTTGA
- the rny gene encoding ribonuclease Y, with product MNADYSLVTTAVLLAVGITFGYVVAILVQVLTGRGKKNRAAAIIEDAKRQADSLRKEAEIEAKEFLFQSKARFEEETKEEKIELQRIEKRLMQREENLDRKFESLDKKEQDIGNKEKSVAGQQRALSEKEKEYTRLLEEQCSRLEAISGMTAEKAKEELKSMMIEEARFESAKGIKLIEAEAKETADKKAREIISLAVQRYAGDYIAERAVSVVSLPNDDMKGRIIGREGRNIRSFENATGVDLIVDDTPEAVVLSVFDPIRREIARIALERLISDGRIHPARIEEVVKKVSAEIETAIKEEGERAAFDIGVHGINPELIRLVGKLKYRTSYAQNVLNHSLEVAFLCGIMASELGLNEKDAKRVGFLHDVGKAVDHEVEGSHALIGAELCKKYGESRKVINAIAAHHDEVKAGSIEAILVQAADALSAARPGARREMLETYIKRLEDLENIAGSFKGVEKSYAIQAGREVRILVESSQIDDDQSSILARDVADRIEEELAYPGQIKVTVIRETRAVDYAK from the coding sequence ATGAACGCAGACTACAGCTTAGTCACTACCGCAGTTCTGTTAGCAGTTGGGATAACATTCGGCTACGTTGTCGCCATCCTGGTCCAGGTTCTGACCGGCAGAGGAAAAAAGAACCGCGCTGCTGCAATAATCGAGGATGCGAAACGGCAGGCCGACAGCCTGCGCAAGGAGGCGGAGATCGAGGCCAAGGAGTTTCTGTTTCAGTCCAAAGCGCGTTTCGAGGAGGAGACAAAAGAGGAAAAGATTGAACTGCAGCGAATTGAAAAGAGGCTCATGCAGCGCGAGGAAAACCTGGACAGGAAATTTGAGAGCCTGGATAAGAAGGAACAGGATATCGGGAACAAGGAAAAATCGGTTGCAGGACAACAACGGGCGCTGTCCGAAAAGGAAAAAGAGTACACGAGGTTGCTTGAGGAACAGTGTTCCCGACTGGAGGCCATTTCCGGAATGACGGCCGAGAAAGCCAAAGAGGAACTCAAAAGCATGATGATCGAGGAGGCGCGTTTCGAATCAGCGAAAGGCATCAAGCTCATCGAGGCCGAGGCCAAGGAGACTGCCGATAAAAAGGCCAGAGAGATCATCAGCCTTGCGGTTCAGCGCTATGCAGGGGATTACATCGCTGAAAGGGCCGTCAGTGTGGTCAGCCTTCCCAATGATGACATGAAGGGGCGGATTATCGGACGTGAGGGAAGGAACATTCGATCCTTCGAAAACGCCACTGGCGTGGATCTGATCGTGGATGACACGCCCGAAGCGGTTGTTCTCTCTGTTTTTGATCCCATCAGGAGAGAGATCGCCAGGATCGCTCTTGAGAGATTGATCTCGGATGGTCGGATCCATCCGGCCAGAATCGAGGAGGTCGTCAAGAAGGTTTCTGCAGAGATTGAGACCGCCATCAAGGAGGAGGGGGAAAGAGCCGCATTCGACATTGGCGTTCATGGGATTAATCCTGAGCTCATCCGGCTCGTTGGCAAACTCAAATACAGGACCAGCTATGCCCAGAATGTGCTTAACCATTCCCTGGAGGTAGCTTTCCTATGCGGCATTATGGCCAGTGAACTGGGGTTGAACGAAAAGGACGCCAAGAGGGTTGGATTTCTGCACGATGTAGGCAAGGCTGTAGACCATGAAGTTGAAGGTTCCCACGCACTTATCGGTGCCGAACTTTGCAAGAAATACGGGGAATCCCGTAAAGTTATTAACGCCATCGCCGCTCATCATGATGAGGTGAAGGCGGGGTCAATTGAGGCCATCCTGGTCCAGGCGGCCGACGCGCTCTCCGCGGCGCGGCCGGGAGCCAGAAGGGAGATGTTGGAAACCTACATCAAGAGGCTGGAAGATCTGGAGAACATAGCAGGATCGTTCAAAGGTGTGGAGAAGAGCTACGCTATTCAGGCGGGGCGCGAGGTCCGGATTCTGGTGGAATCAAGCCAGATTGATGACGATCAGTCCTCCATCCTGGCCAGGGATGTAGCCGATCGCATTGAGGAGGAACTTGCCTATCCAGGACAGATCAAGGTGACGGTGATTCGGGAGACCCGTGCGGTGGATTACGCAAAGTAA
- a CDS encoding 5-formyltetrahydrofolate cyclo-ligase produces MSKYLIETKQKIRERMKKIRQGLNPSKLRKGSQAVAESVLLRDDVRSAGFLCAYVSVGGEIRTDEIICSLIEEGKKVAVPDWEGWKAGSGLRIIQINGIDDLLTENRIVPQPRILMDRIIPVERVDVFFVPGLAFDLSGNRLGMGGGYFDRLLALASPSSTLLGLAHDFQLIESLPTGVHDIPVNHVITPCRVESRRGFHKIQEVQNR; encoded by the coding sequence TTGTCAAAATACCTGATCGAAACAAAACAGAAGATCCGTGAGCGGATGAAGAAAATCCGGCAGGGGCTCAATCCCTCAAAATTAAGGAAGGGAAGCCAGGCCGTGGCCGAGTCGGTCCTTCTTCGGGATGATGTCAGGTCGGCCGGTTTCCTCTGCGCATACGTTTCGGTTGGGGGCGAGATTAGAACTGATGAAATAATATGTTCCCTGATTGAGGAAGGTAAAAAAGTCGCGGTGCCGGACTGGGAAGGGTGGAAGGCGGGTTCCGGCCTGAGGATAATTCAGATCAACGGGATCGATGACCTGTTGACTGAAAATCGGATTGTTCCACAGCCTCGAATCCTTATGGACCGCATTATTCCTGTTGAGCGGGTGGATGTTTTTTTCGTCCCAGGGCTCGCGTTCGACCTGTCAGGCAACCGATTGGGGATGGGGGGGGGATATTTCGACCGTCTCCTGGCTCTCGCTTCTCCATCGTCAACCTTGCTTGGACTTGCCCATGACTTCCAGTTGATCGAAAGCCTTCCCACCGGGGTTCACGATATACCCGTAAACCACGTCATTACTCCCTGCCGGGTGGAAAGCCGGCGGGGTTTTCATAAAATACAGGAGGTACAGAACAGATGA
- a CDS encoding cell division protein ZapA: MSGRVDVEIFGKVYTVRGDKDPEYVRKVAEYVDRKMREISEVTETVSTSRIAILVSLNIADELFGMIEETDDLKVRMRQLARKIQEVS, from the coding sequence GTGTCTGGGCGAGTTGACGTCGAGATTTTCGGGAAGGTCTACACCGTCAGAGGTGACAAGGATCCGGAATACGTCCGGAAAGTTGCCGAGTATGTGGATAGAAAAATGCGGGAGATCTCGGAGGTCACTGAAACCGTATCCACCTCCCGTATTGCCATCCTGGTTTCACTGAACATCGCAGATGAGCTGTTCGGCATGATTGAGGAGACGGACGACCTTAAGGTCAGGATGCGGCAGTTGGCCCGGAAGATCCAGGAAGTATCCTGA
- a CDS encoding SPOR domain-containing protein encodes MARGKKSAQPRELVRLSPKQFSAAVAFIVLLVSAALLTGYILGVKSTQKGPHDTAALGNDHEAGKSEGGLKTGDSHSKAENATTITFYSALTKKEANERKIPEPGSGNKPAPKTVRVSSPVENPEQHTGGTVIQVGSYKDRRAAGEFLKGLIDSGYRGAVVRADLGPRGVWYRVRLGPYGSIKDARKALATLRGKMAIKGFLVKPGT; translated from the coding sequence GTGGCAAGAGGAAAAAAATCCGCGCAGCCTCGTGAGTTAGTGCGTCTTTCACCGAAGCAGTTCAGCGCTGCCGTGGCGTTTATTGTCCTTCTTGTCAGCGCAGCCCTACTGACGGGGTATATATTAGGTGTCAAATCCACCCAAAAAGGCCCCCATGATACTGCCGCCCTGGGAAATGATCATGAGGCCGGGAAGAGCGAAGGCGGTCTGAAAACGGGCGATAGCCATTCGAAGGCGGAAAATGCAACCACCATTACCTTCTACTCAGCCCTGACAAAGAAGGAAGCCAATGAAAGAAAAATCCCCGAACCGGGTAGTGGAAATAAGCCTGCCCCCAAGACTGTCCGGGTGTCCTCTCCGGTTGAGAATCCCGAACAGCACACCGGCGGGACGGTAATCCAGGTGGGCTCCTATAAGGACCGGAGGGCGGCCGGGGAATTTCTTAAGGGACTGATCGATTCGGGGTACCGTGGTGCCGTGGTGAGGGCTGATCTGGGGCCGCGTGGGGTGTGGTACCGTGTCAGACTTGGTCCATACGGATCAATCAAGGACGCTCGAAAAGCACTGGCCACATTGAGGGGAAAAATGGCCATCAAGGGGTTTCTGGTGAAACCCGGGACTTAA
- a CDS encoding arginine--tRNA ligase, with protein MQVRESLTEIITSVLRDCAEGKLPPGTALPPTVIELTRERRFGDYSTNAAMVLSSRINVDPRDLAADLAGKIFEADGGKNLEKVEVAGPGFINFTMTASYWAEALRAVLKEGMGFAEGTVGNGKKVMVEFVSANPTGPLHVGHGRGAVLGDALANLLESSGFEVQREYYINDAGNQIRTLGRSVYARYLELSGEPGNFPEGGYLGDYIKEFARILLSSVGEKYRQMDSEKAIDEIARYAAERILEDIREDLEEFGVRFEVWFSEKGLFDGGEVRQTLKFLENKGYLYRHEGALWFRSTDMGDDKDRVVIKADGSLTYFASDVAYHRNKFNRGFDRVINIWGADHHGYVARMKAGVQALGRSGDDIQILLVQLVNLLRKGKPVAMSTRAGEFVTLRGVREEVGRDAARFIFLTRKSDSKLDFDLELAKERSNDNPVFYVQYAHARICSILRNACDNGIVESSFAGADLSLLLLPEERELLRHVAALPDVIEGAALAMEPHRLTIYLNAIAATLHSYYNHHRVLTEDPDLTAARLALVVGVRTAIAKALYILGVSAPERM; from the coding sequence ATGCAGGTGAGAGAATCGTTGACGGAGATCATCACCAGTGTACTTAGAGACTGCGCTGAAGGGAAGTTGCCCCCTGGAACAGCCCTCCCACCGACGGTAATCGAGTTGACTCGGGAGAGGAGATTTGGGGATTACTCTACCAATGCCGCGATGGTTTTATCCTCGCGTATCAATGTCGATCCAAGAGATCTGGCAGCGGATCTGGCCGGAAAAATCTTTGAGGCAGACGGTGGAAAAAACCTGGAAAAGGTGGAAGTCGCCGGACCGGGGTTCATCAACTTTACCATGACCGCGTCCTACTGGGCTGAAGCTCTTCGGGCGGTCCTTAAGGAGGGCATGGGGTTTGCCGAAGGGACCGTCGGTAATGGGAAAAAGGTCATGGTGGAGTTTGTCAGCGCGAATCCGACCGGCCCGCTTCATGTGGGCCATGGGCGTGGCGCGGTCCTCGGCGATGCACTTGCCAATCTGCTTGAGTCATCCGGGTTTGAAGTCCAAAGGGAATACTATATCAATGATGCCGGCAATCAGATCAGGACCCTGGGCCGTTCGGTCTACGCAAGATATCTCGAGCTGTCAGGAGAACCCGGGAATTTCCCTGAGGGAGGCTACCTGGGTGATTACATAAAGGAATTTGCCCGGATTCTGCTGAGTTCCGTGGGAGAAAAATACCGGCAGATGGATTCGGAAAAGGCCATTGATGAGATCGCCCGTTACGCTGCAGAGAGGATCCTGGAGGATATCAGAGAGGATCTGGAAGAGTTCGGTGTCCGGTTTGAGGTGTGGTTTTCAGAGAAGGGGCTTTTTGACGGGGGCGAGGTGAGACAGACCCTGAAATTTCTGGAGAATAAGGGTTATCTCTATCGTCATGAGGGCGCTCTCTGGTTCAGGTCCACTGATATGGGTGATGACAAGGATCGTGTGGTAATCAAGGCGGACGGCTCCCTGACCTATTTTGCGTCGGACGTGGCCTACCACCGAAATAAGTTCAACCGTGGTTTCGACAGGGTCATCAATATCTGGGGCGCTGATCACCATGGTTATGTGGCCAGGATGAAGGCGGGTGTCCAGGCCCTGGGGAGGAGCGGTGATGATATTCAGATCCTCCTCGTTCAGCTTGTGAACCTGCTAAGAAAGGGTAAGCCCGTCGCCATGTCCACCCGGGCCGGGGAATTCGTCACCCTCCGCGGGGTCCGGGAGGAGGTTGGTCGTGATGCGGCCCGGTTCATCTTCCTCACCAGGAAGTCCGACAGCAAGCTGGATTTCGATCTGGAACTGGCCAAGGAACGGAGCAACGATAATCCGGTTTTTTATGTACAGTATGCCCATGCGAGGATATGCAGCATCCTCCGTAACGCCTGTGATAATGGTATTGTGGAGTCGTCGTTTGCCGGCGCCGATCTTTCACTACTGTTGTTGCCTGAAGAGAGGGAACTCCTGCGGCATGTCGCGGCGCTTCCTGACGTGATCGAGGGGGCCGCCCTGGCCATGGAGCCCCACAGGTTGACCATATATCTGAACGCCATCGCTGCAACCCTGCACAGTTACTACAACCACCACCGGGTGCTGACCGAGGATCCGGATCTGACCGCCGCCAGGCTTGCACTCGTGGTCGGGGTCCGGACCGCCATAGCCAAGGCCCTTTACATCCTCGGGGTATCCGCACCCGAGAGGATGTGA
- a CDS encoding AAA family ATPase has product MSYLDFFRLQTEPFGNAPNERFYYNSAQHARALTRIMYVAETMKGLAAVVGDIGTGKTTLARKVLDSLPDEAYESALLIILHAEISPEWLLRKIAGQLGVEQPGRDKIQIIGQLYRRLLHLHQMGKKAVVLIDEAQMFNSRQLMEEFRGLLNLEVTAHKLITFIFFGLPELEQNLALDPPLLQRVAMKIRLSTLSEETTKAYIIHRLAIAGNREEVFTDSALARIYSCSGGFPRKINILCDNALFQGFLMRRRTVDAAIVDEMALDLGFAPQVVLEPAMPSVDLSSDRGTGDAAVSLAGGLPHNPTEENPAYNGVEISPGPAGEDPDEDDIEARFDEFFKETFEGG; this is encoded by the coding sequence GTGAGTTACCTGGATTTTTTTCGGCTTCAGACAGAACCCTTCGGCAACGCCCCCAACGAACGTTTCTACTACAACAGCGCCCAACACGCCCGTGCCCTGACCCGGATCATGTACGTTGCCGAGACCATGAAGGGGCTGGCGGCTGTAGTGGGGGATATCGGCACAGGCAAAACCACCCTGGCAAGGAAGGTTCTCGACAGCCTTCCCGATGAGGCATACGAGTCTGCGCTGCTTATTATCCTCCATGCTGAGATATCACCGGAATGGCTGCTCCGTAAAATCGCCGGTCAGCTCGGAGTTGAACAGCCCGGAAGGGATAAGATCCAGATCATAGGCCAGCTCTACCGCCGTCTTCTTCATCTGCACCAGATGGGCAAGAAAGCCGTGGTTCTGATCGATGAAGCCCAGATGTTCAATTCCAGACAATTGATGGAAGAGTTTCGTGGATTGCTGAATCTGGAGGTAACCGCCCACAAGCTGATTACCTTCATCTTCTTCGGGCTTCCCGAACTGGAACAGAATCTTGCTTTGGATCCGCCTCTCCTCCAGAGGGTGGCCATGAAGATCCGCCTGTCGACCTTGTCAGAGGAGACGACGAAAGCCTATATCATCCACAGATTGGCCATCGCCGGAAACAGAGAAGAGGTTTTTACGGATAGCGCCCTGGCCAGGATATATAGCTGTTCGGGAGGTTTTCCAAGAAAGATCAACATTCTTTGCGACAATGCACTTTTTCAGGGATTTCTGATGAGGCGAAGAACCGTGGATGCCGCCATCGTGGATGAGATGGCCCTTGACCTCGGGTTCGCTCCACAGGTTGTTTTGGAACCGGCCATGCCATCCGTTGACCTATCGTCCGACCGGGGCACCGGGGATGCCGCGGTGTCCCTTGCCGGGGGGCTTCCTCACAATCCAACGGAAGAGAATCCGGCATATAATGGGGTGGAAATATCTCCCGGCCCCGCTGGGGAGGACCCTGATGAAGACGATATTGAGGCCAGGTTCGATGAGTTCTTCAAAGAGACATTTGAGGGGGGCTAG